One stretch of Rhodothermales bacterium DNA includes these proteins:
- a CDS encoding DUF5615 family PIN-like protein, producing the protein MKLLFDQNLSPSLVGRLADVYSGSVHVSELGLGEADDLVVWHYSRENGYLIVSKDSDFNEISLMHGFPPKVIWIRRGNCKTRDIEALLRRDFDQIEKLAQSEQESILILF; encoded by the coding sequence ATGAAGCTGCTCTTCGATCAGAATCTCTCACCGAGCCTGGTCGGTCGCCTGGCAGACGTGTATTCGGGCTCGGTTCATGTTTCGGAATTGGGTCTTGGTGAGGCGGATGATCTCGTTGTCTGGCACTATTCCCGCGAGAACGGCTATCTGATCGTGAGCAAGGATTCCGATTTCAACGAGATCAGTCTCATGCACGGTTTCCCTCCCAAAGTAATCTGGATACGCCGGGGAAATTGCAAGACTCGTGACATCGAAGCACTCCTGCGACGGGACTTCGATCAGATTGAGAAGCTGGCACAGAGTGAACAGGAGAGCATCTTGATTTTATTCTGA
- a CDS encoding T9SS type A sorting domain-containing protein translates to MGNIWETKVHMPGVWFGGDMDEYTLHEIVADTMINDRSYFVRQTYRIVEFEVGAERRDTLWWEYLRYDTLQANVVHFDAALGDEVGFCSLDTNFNSIDECGEGLGMWVGGGYATEENFQLAIGSDFAPFNAVKTYGPGLTGGAVFYHGIGSLGLFGDGEGGTIEFTYVKVGDTEYGSRSIRVGVEEIDSPEALAVVVYPNPVTTRLTLVFPDRLHRIDARVIDVLGRSVAAPLVCEERRCELDVSSLSPGMYLITYSRDEQIQGSKTFMVAR, encoded by the coding sequence ATGGGCAATATCTGGGAGACGAAAGTCCATATGCCCGGCGTCTGGTTCGGTGGCGATATGGATGAGTATACCTTGCATGAGATCGTGGCGGACACGATGATCAACGACCGGAGCTATTTTGTCCGACAGACCTATCGCATTGTCGAGTTTGAAGTGGGCGCGGAGCGTCGAGATACCCTGTGGTGGGAGTATTTGCGGTATGACACGCTACAAGCCAATGTCGTGCATTTTGACGCTGCGTTGGGTGATGAGGTCGGGTTCTGTAGTTTGGATACCAACTTCAACAGCATCGATGAGTGTGGTGAAGGATTAGGTATGTGGGTGGGAGGAGGATATGCTACGGAAGAGAATTTCCAGCTTGCGATCGGGTCGGATTTTGCTCCGTTTAATGCTGTAAAAACCTATGGGCCGGGGTTGACCGGCGGTGCGGTCTTTTATCATGGCATTGGCAGTCTGGGTTTGTTCGGTGATGGCGAGGGTGGTACGATAGAATTCACGTATGTCAAAGTGGGCGATACCGAGTACGGGTCGCGCAGCATCCGGGTTGGTGTGGAGGAAATAGACAGCCCGGAGGCTCTGGCCGTTGTGGTATATCCGAATCCCGTGACGACGCGACTTACGCTGGTTTTTCCGGATAGGCTACATAGAATAGACGCCAGAGTCATCGATGTGCTCGGGCGATCGGTTGCCGCTCCGCTGGTGTGTGAAGAGAGGAGATGCGAATTGGATGTGTCCTCGCTGAGTCCGGGAATGTACCTGATAACCTACAGCCGCGACGAACAGATTCAGGGGAGCAAGACGTTTATGGTCGCCAGGTAA
- a CDS encoding GNAT family N-acetyltransferase has product MHLHPIELDGSVDLAGAEPHPMLPDVVAATVALYSRKGFVRPWTGYVAVEAGQVVGTCGFAGPAVELEAEIAYFTFPGHEGKGVATRMAAALMALAAEAADSGGIRFVAHTLPAESPSTSILRKLEFVLLGSIQHPEDGEVWKWVAPGGRVVPF; this is encoded by the coding sequence ATGCACCTCCACCCCATCGAACTCGACGGCTCCGTCGATCTGGCCGGCGCCGAGCCCCATCCGATGCTGCCCGATGTCGTGGCGGCGACTGTAGCGCTTTATAGCCGAAAAGGCTTTGTCCGGCCGTGGACGGGGTATGTGGCGGTCGAGGCCGGCCAGGTCGTGGGCACCTGCGGCTTCGCGGGGCCGGCGGTGGAGTTGGAGGCCGAGATAGCGTATTTCACCTTCCCGGGCCACGAAGGCAAAGGCGTCGCCACCCGGATGGCGGCCGCGTTGATGGCGCTTGCGGCGGAAGCGGCTGACAGCGGGGGGATTCGTTTTGTCGCCCACACGCTGCCGGCCGAAAGTCCTTCAACATCGATTCTCCGAAAGCTCGAGTTTGTGCTGCTCGGCAGCATCCAGCACCCCGAGGATGGCGAGGTGTGGAAGTGGGTTGCGCCGGGTGGTCGGGTGGTGCCGTTTTAG
- a CDS encoding DUF433 domain-containing protein yields MSYKDRITLEPGKRGGKPCIRGLRITVYDVLSYLAAGMTYEEVLADFPYLEKEDILASLEYAAERERAIVAVSA; encoded by the coding sequence CTACAAGGACAGAATCACCCTCGAGCCCGGCAAACGTGGCGGCAAGCCCTGCATCCGCGGGCTCCGCATTACCGTGTACGATGTGCTAAGCTACCTCGCCGCCGGCATGACCTATGAGGAAGTGCTTGCGGATTTTCCGTATCTGGAGAAGGAGGATATTCTGGCCAGCCTGGAGTATGCGGCTGAGCGTGAACGCGCCATTGTAGCCGTTTCTGCATGA